One window from the genome of Glycine soja cultivar W05 chromosome 12, ASM419377v2, whole genome shotgun sequence encodes:
- the LOC114379275 gene encoding transcription factor TCP4-like yields MRTGVGDIVQVEGGHIVRSTGRKDRHSKVYTSKGPRDRRVRLSAHTAIEFYDVQDRLGYDRPSKAVDWLIKKAKTSIDRLAELPPWHPPTHEEEKQNDAAGSSGIIAIAQQQQQHEQQSESCGYNFQLQRQLGAFSSTHADTDPINFQTNNSSEDLGLSLHCFQDHPGLIHWQSQQTGAHQTPPSNEHQIRTLFAGSTPGGFENHYQRSVTWNNEATTTDHVNRLGFILNSQPFIGQGSASAYAQSGGTLQSSFSFPMTSPSELHRPQPVNQPSIFDSRFVSDGLADFCIPDRIQGVEENHGVASNRPSSSPSSIH; encoded by the coding sequence ATGAGGACCGGTGTAGGAGATATTGTTCAAGTAGAAGGAGGGCACATTGTTAGGTCCACAGGTAGAAAAGATCGCCACAGCAAGGTCTACACTTCGAAAGGGCCACGCGATCGCCGCGTTAGACTCTCAGCACACACAGCCATTGAGTTCTATGATGTTCAAGACAGGCTTGGCTATGACAGGCCAAGCAAGGCTGTGGACTGGCTCATCAAGAAGGCAAAGACTTCCATTGACAGGCTTGCTGAGCTTCCTCCATGGCATCCACCTACTCATGAGGAAGAAAAGCAGAATGATGCTGCAGGATCAAGTGGAATCATAGCCATTgcgcaacaacaacaacaacatgaaCAGCAATCAGAGTCTTGTGGTTACAACTTTCAGCTCCAAAGGCAATTGGGGGCCTTCAGTTCAACCCATGCTGACACTGACCCCATCAATTTTCAAACCAACAACTCCTCAGAAGATCTTGGCCTATCCCTCCATTGCTTCCAAGACCACCCTGGCCTCATTCATTGGCAATCACAACAGACAGGTGCACATCAAACACCTCCTTCAAATGAACACCAAATCCGAACCCTTTTTGCTGGCTCAACCCCAGGTGGCTTTGAGAACCATTATCAAAGAAGTGTGACTTGGAACAATGAAGCAACTACCACTGATCATGTGAACAGGTTGGGGTTCATACTCAACTCACAGCcatttataggccaaggttctgCTTCAGCTTATGCTCAAAGTGGGGGGACCCTTCAGTCCAGTTTTTCATTTCCAATGACTTCTCCCTCTGAGCTTCACAGGCCCCAGCCAGTGAATCAACCTTCCATCTTTGACAGCAGGTTTGTGTCTGATGGATTAGCTGATTTCTGCATTCCAGATAGAATTCAAGGTGTGGAAGAGAACCATGGAGTTGCTTCCAATAGGCCATCTTCTTCCCCTAGTTCTATCCACTGA